The Fusarium oxysporum f. sp. lycopersici 4287 chromosome 1, whole genome shotgun sequence DNA segment TACTCCCCAACTCCAATCTCAAGGAATGCATCCAATTCAACTTAGTTACGAGACTTCCACGCCTTGACGACATGGCCGACACTGAACTCTCCGTAGTTCTTGATGTAGCTCAAGTGAACGGAGAGATCCTTGCCGCCAGCCTCGCAGTATGGATCGCCCTTGTCGCAGATGGATACAGTCTTGCTGGCGATGCTGTTGCAGCCGATGGGGAGGTTGCGGGGGAAGATCTGGGACATGTTAGCTGTGTTTGTAGTTATTGTTCTTGAAGACTTACTCCACTGCCCTCGCTGGTGCCGACAAGGAAGGGCTGACCTTCGGTGAGACTGGGATCGCccatggcgatgatggccGCAACTTTCAAGGGTTAGTAATCTTTCAAGTATGTACTGAGTGAATATATCTTACCATTGTCGGTGATGTAGGAAGGCTGAGAAAGAGTGCCAGGGAAACCTTCAGAGCTGGCACCGCACATCGTGTCCATAGTGACATGGGCTCCCTGAGTATCATTAGCACGGTGGTTTACTAAGGTGACGACGAGTACTTACCTGCGAGTAACCCATGAGGATCAAGTCAGTGTCGGGACAGTTCTTCACGTAGTTGTTGATCACGGAGTTCATAGTGCGGACGCCCTCGGTCTGAGACTCAACGTACTCATTGTAGAGGGCGGGATACACGAGAGCCTCCATGTCCGAACCGGGGAtcagcttgatgatctcCTCCGCGAGGATACCCATCGCACCGGGACCCTCTGGCTCAAGGCTACCACGAGCAACGATGAGGTGGGCGCCCTTGGCGCAAGTGATGGCGTCAGTGGTTGAGTTGGTCGAGGCCAGAgccatcaagaagctcagaaCGAGCATGAAAGAAATCATGGCTGAGATGTTTGTAGGGTAGAACTGTTTGCAGAAAGTCAGAATAGGTTGTTCTTAAGAGATAGTAAAGATATAATCTCTTACTGTGATGTGTTGGTGTGCTGATGTATAGTTGAAGGTGAAGAGTTGGGATGATAGATTGgaagtgaggatgaagagtgaagagaggaggaaaagaagaagagcggATGAAAGAACAGAAGAGAATATATAGCCTCGCTTTGGCGACTGCCAGTGCCAATTCGCAGTGGAAGCTGCAGCATCAGGACGCGATATTCGCGATCACTGCCAGTGGCAGACAGTGATAGTAACCTCACTCACGATCTAATATCCATCTTTAAGATAGTAGAGCAGCGGCGTAGCAGTGGCAGACCCACAATAGCACTCTAGAAGCTCTAGTGAACGTTGGAAAAAGCAAAACCGTGGACCCCAACTGTCAAATCGCATCTTTGCAACTTTTGCGGTTCGGCTGCAGGGACTGGGGTAGATCGATGGCATCGGACTTGTTTCTTGATTTGGTCACCATAGTCTGCGTAACTCGACAACAGACGGGTTTATATACAGGAAATACGAATTTATCGAGCATGAATTGATGCTATGATAAGAAGAAATTACATATGAAATGCCCAAGGACCTTACTGGGAACAGTCAACTTTGTCTTTATACCGTAGTACTGTTTGTTTGTGTAAGTGGAGAGAATCAACACTAGTTCCTGTCAGCTTGCTGGGGTAGGAACTGGATCTCATGTTTGCTAGAATTACCATATGATTAAATATGCTTCGAAACCTGTGTTGGTTGGTGCCAAGATTGTACTTGACGTAGTTGGCTCGGTTGGTTTGTCCTGGCCGTAGACAATCCGTAGGAACTCACCCCTATTCCCAAGAACACGTTTGTGCAGCACTATGGACCACTCATATAATAACTTCTACTTCAGTTGTATCTGAGCAATTCAAGATACTTTGCCGACTCAATGACGATTTAGTCTTGTATATTCTTCCCAGTGATGATAGATCAATTCCAGCCCTATCCGTTCCTGTACATACTCCACAAGACGAATCTTCTGTCAAGTAAGGATGCTAAGTTCTATGGAACATGCCTACAGCATAGTCAACAGCAACATGTCCATATGCCGTCACGTAGTTCATATGAGTTCTCAAGTCATGGCCTCCAGCTTCGCAGAAAGGATCACCGGCGTCGCAGAACGAGACTGTTTTGTCTGAAACACACTGACAACCTTCAGGCTTCTGACGGGGAAATATCTAATAAGGGGACTTAGCTGTTGAGTGTATCCAACGTGTTCATCGGGACTTACGCCTTTACCAACACTACTCCCAACGTGGAAGGGCTGGCCTTTGGTAGTGCTCGGATCCCCCATGAGAACAACGGCTGCAACTTTAAGAGGGTTAGAATGTATGAGTGATGGAGATTTGTGACTCTTTTGACTGACTGTTGTTGGTCATGGCGGAAGGTGAAGGCTTGGTAGGGAGGAACCCGATGGAACTCGCACCACACATCACATCTGCAATGACATGGGCGCCCTGCATAACAGAGTCAGTAAAGGATAACCACACGCTTCATGATGGGGCTAAAGGTGATATCTAGATGGACTGACCTGCGAGAACCCGAGTAGAATAATCTTCGTCTTAGGACAGACGGTCACATATTGCGCCAGCATAACAGAAAGAGCCGCCACACCCTCCATCTGTGAAGGCTGATAGGGATTATAGATAGCTGGGTATTCTAAAGATATCATCTCGGAGTGGGGGATTCTTTGCAGGACCTGCTGAGCAACTGCTCCAATGATGCCTGGCCCCCGAGGTTCCAGACTGCCTCTGGCCACAATGATGTGAGCTCCGGAGGCACAGCTGGCGTTTCCAGGCTGAACATATTCTTGACAAGTAACGAAGGTCACAAACAGGATGAGGTATCTGAGTATGAGGAGCATCGTGAGAGGCTTCCGGAGACTAACAAGATCAGCGACAATTTCAGCGGTCTGCAAGCAAACAGGGGATTGGGAAACTTACAGCAACTCAATCTTACAGAAGAATAGACAAATGAGGCTTAATATTATTGGAAAGATTGCGATTGATGAAAACagatgaagctgaagtcGAGTCGTAGCTCAATTTGCTAGCTGACTTTGGTCGGCAGCATGGGAGGAAACAAGAAGGGAagataagaataagaaaCAAAATAAAGACAAACACAGAGACAAAGACAAATAAACGGATAAACTCACAGTGTGAGCTGGACTCACATCCCGTTTGTGCTGTGCATTGCAAACAGATATATATCAGTGTTTGACTACAAGTGAGTTACCTCATCAAGCCTGTCTCACAGCCAAGCGATGCAAGTCAAGAATAGCGTCAATATCAAACGCCATCCGATCAGGCTTCACGGGAATAAAACGAAAGGTTTGCCTTGATCTACCGTAGAACCTTCTCGTCGTTGGGCATGTATAAGTGTCCGAGCAGGCATGTCTCAATATTTGGCGTCTCAACCCGGGAGAAAAGCAACCATGTCAATCCGTGGCACTGAAAAGACCAGGACACGGAAGAGCAAACTCAGCTCCTTGCTCACACAAACCAAACAATCAAACGCCATCCCCCCCCCAATTCAATTGGCCCATCATGAGTTCGTCTGATCTGGACGATATGTTACAAGCGCCAGACGCTACAGTCCGTGCCATTTTACGAGCTCTCTGCCAAGATAGTGGCACCCGATCCCGTGCGCTCAGTTACTTCGAGAGTCTGGAAGCTATCAATGATTCTTCCGAGACACGCAAACGCAAGGCGGAGGATGAGCTTAGCATCTGTGTCCAATGCGACGAGGCCTTTTACACAAACGACAACAATGATAAAGAGGCTTGCTGCTACCATTGGGGTGAGGAATCAACGCCTTCAGCGCAGAAACACCAGAGCTGACATGCACGTTACAGGGGAGCTTGAGGTTGACTATGATGCCGACATTTGGGCAGACCACGACGAGAACTGCCACGGGACCATAGACACAGATTCAATGCGTGCAGAATACCCTGAAGGATTTGTTTGGACTTGCTGTGATAAACCAGGCGACGAAGCTGGCTGTACCTGGGGGCGGCATGAAGCTGATCCAACTAAATCAAGGAGAGAGTCGGGCGAAGAGCCAATTGATAGTGACGATTATGAGGATGGGGATGAAATTTAGGCAGTAAGGACCACAATGACTCCCAAATTCCAAATTCATCAAAAGACTTTTAAGTTTACTCTTTATGGTGATCATCGATTTGGGAGAATCTAGAAAGTTGAGATCATATCTCTACCCCTGCATATCATCACCCTGACACTAATAAAACAAGCTCCCAACTACCCCAACTTCAAGACGTCACTTGACTTATACCAAACAagcactcactcactcacttaCCCAGCTCACCCAACTCACTCAGTTCAACTCACCTCACACCAAAAACATATCAATCATTAAAATGTCCCTCACACTAGAACAAGAAATGGTCCATCTCGCACCAGAGCAACACGTCCGCGCAATcctcctcgcccttctcGACGACCGCGCCCTCAAAGCCGCTCACAATCCAGTGACCGGCCTCAAGCGCAAAGCCATGAACGACTTGTTTGTCTGTGTTCAGTGTGACCAGGCGTTTACGCACGAAGATAACACTGAGACGTCGTGTCGTTATCATCCAGGTACGTTAACAAGCCCCTACTCTTCTGTGTGCATGTTTGTTgggatgaagctgatgacgCTAGGGGAACTTGAAGTTGACGACACAGAGGATTTCTGGGCGGATCATGATGAGGATTGTCATGGGGAGATTGATACACCTGAGATGAGAGAGGAGATGCCTGATGGATTCCGGTGGACATGTTGCGACAAATTAGGTGGACGAAAAGGTTGTACCAAGGGAAAACATCAAGCTGATCCGGCAAAGTCGCAGAGAGGTGGAAATGTCCCGTCTGGCGGTGACCTGAGGAAGAACAATGGCGAACATTTACCTGTTTCAGATGAGGAcactgaagaggaggaagaaggcgacGAGGAACATTGATTCAATCCAATTGTATAATTCGAAAATAAATCTACATCTCTAACATCCAAGCAAGTATATCTTCAGTCTTAAAACCGTGTCATTCAATACGTAAACGAGATCCCCAAACTCCCAACCTATGGATGATTGATATTGCACACCGCGATATTGCCACAACTTCTCCTCACGACATGAACAAAGATACACACAGAAAGAGATTATAAATACCAAGAGACAAGAGCCCTGCTGAATCATACATAGCCCCTGGCCTTTGACAAATATTACATGACATAAAACGTTGCAGATAGTCTTGAGTCCTAAAATGACCCGGGCTGTATCGTTAGCCGTGCCAATCACCCGGTACTCCTTGCGCCTGAATGCACTTCAAATAATCTGTTTCCTCCTCTGCCATGCCGAATAAATGTGCCCCCGTGACGATATCTGGTGTCACTATCATCCTCCATCTTTCCAAGAACAAAAGTCAATGTGAAACTGTCACACCCCAGGCCCGTGGTCTTTAAGTCATCTATGTTGTTCAAACATAAAAGGAAGCTCTGAAGAGTACCGCCGCAGAGGTGTTGGTCTTGGCGACACTGTATCATTGAGGCTAAAACGCTTGGGTGTTGTTCTTGAACCATCGGCTGAGTCTATATCATTGGGCTCCTATACCCCCATGACAGGAACCTTCTTGTTTCGCTTGCCCAGAAGGGTAGCGTTGTCCAGGTTGAGCTCGAATGCTCCTCGCTGGCGATTGCGCTCACGGACCTGCTGTCGAGCGGCCGCGGCGACTGTTGCCGAATGTTGGCCGTAACCTCTCTCAGCACGCTCCCGCTCACGACCCCGAgattgttgctgttgctctTGATCTCGGATGTTGGCCTTTCGCATACTTTGCTCAAGGGCCTGAGTCGCTGTGTTAGGCTTGGCAGCGGTGTTATCTTGACCATCGATCTGCAtgacatcatcgtcttcatcttcctcgttGAGGCCACCGAGGAAGCGCGCTGGTGTGCCCTTGGGGCCGATCTGCGCTCTGCGCTtgccctcttcctcctgaCGATGAACGGCATAACCGACATCGAAGACCTCACGCAGGTTAACAGCGCCAGGAGATCGGAAGTCGTATCGCTTGCCAGACTCTTCGAATTTCGTAGCATCAAAGGCCCGGAGCATGCCatcagccttcttcatctcatctcgaGGAGTAGGTCCGTTTCCGGCGATCCATGGGTGAGCGAGGAACTCGGTAATCGTGAATCGCTTCTCAGGATCCACAGTCAAGAGATGGCTGATAAGATCCTGGGCAGACTTTGAGATCTCGTCCCACCATGGTGACAAGAAAGTGTACTGGCCCTTGGCGACTTTCTCAGTGAGCACCTCGATACTCTCATCATAGAATGGTGGGAAACCGCAAAGCAGAGTGTATAGCACACATCCTAGAGCCCACATATCGACTGATTTGGAGTATCGCTCGTCCTTTACGATCTCGGGTGCTGTGTAGCCAACAGTTCCACAGGGCGTCATGGTCTGGTTATCCCAGACAATCTTGGAGAGACCGAAATCGGCGATCTTGATGCGACCAATACCACCGGCACCTTGGCCGGGAATGAACTCGCCCTCGTCAACCTTGTCCTCATCACCAGGCTGTTTGGGTTTCGGGTGCTTAGAAGGCACCATAGGAATGGGCTCAAACAGAatgttctcaggcttgatgtCACTGGTAGGGATGTTAGTGATGATTCCAAGGCCGTGCAGAGGCGAATGACGTCAGGAGGGGCATCACCACTTCTGACATCAAGCGGCCCAAAAAGAGTCATGACATACCGATGAACAACACCCTTCTCCTCGTGGAGATATTCAAGAGCCTTGGCCACCTGAACAATGACGTGTCGGGAAAGCTCCTCGCTAAAATATGTCAAGCGGACAATCTGGTGAAAAAGTTCACCACCTGGGGCAAGTTCCAGAATGATGTAATAATATTGCCTCGATTCGGAGAATTCGACGAGCTTAATAATATTGGGGTGGTCGAGTTGGCGCATAATCTGGACCTCCTTCAAGATATTTGATCGCTGCAGGAGTGTCAGTATTCTGCCTCGCATGTCCTCGAGTCTAAAGGCTGGCTATCCCCGCCATCAAGACAGCAGGAACTGACTTCAGACGGGGACAGCGTTGGCCCAGACATAGGAAAGAAATAGTAACGTAAGGAGAATCTTCTCGCACCTCTGCTGCCTTCGGGACTTTCTTGAAGTCTGGATGTAAATGCTTATTGCCCTATGAAAGGGGACAACCCCGTGTTGGTAAATGGGGACccaaagaaagagaaagcagACGAATGAAAACCACAAGAAACATCAGAACAAAAGGAGATAGGGTGACAGATACAGACGACCCCGGTGTTTGCTTACCTGCATACTGTTCATCTCGTACTTGCGTACTACTTTGATAGCGACCTCGCCTTGCTGACCTGTTGTGTCGCGGGCACGGTAAACATTGCTGAAGGCACCATCACCCATCTTGTCGACGAGTTCCCAGCGCTCGAGGCCGGGGTAACGAGGGAATTTGCTCTTGCTGGCATTCTCCTCGGCAataagcttggcgagcttctCATCGTCGACGcgcttcttgctcttgctgcGTGCGTAATCATCGTCGCCATATTCGTTTCCGGGCTCTTGTGCCCGTGCGTAGTGGGTGTTACTGGGGTCTGATGCTGTCTTGTGCTGCACTGTGGGCGCCTGTTGCTGTTCTGTCTTGCGTGGAGCCTCTTCAGGAGCAGCGGCACGAGCTTGCTTGCCTAAGCAACCATTGTCAGCGACTGATAAAAACGGGCCAAACTTGGCAGAATAGTGGGTTAGAACATACCGTGCCGGATAAAGTTCTTGAGTTGCTGAATGGTAGACATGGCTGGAGAAATTGTCGCTTAGGCGCGACAGTCGCCTGTGAGAGAAAAGGTCGTGAGGCCTTGGGCCAACTTTGGTAGCAAGTAATGGGCGATTGGACGTCTTTGAGAGCAGTAGTTGCTTCTAATGTGTAGTGCAACCAAAAACGGGTTTCGTTGACCTAGCCTAGAGCTATTCCGTCTTGGAGTCGTAGCGAGTCGTGATCGTAAACGTGAGCTTTGTTTGGTGTGTCGCAAGGCGCGGGCAATATTATCATAAAAGACGAAATGGGATAGATTTCTTGACGGAAGCAGGAAAACAGGGTTGGACTGCTCTGTGGACGATGCGGGGTTTAGCAGGTCTACTCTAGCGGACGGGAGCGTTTCTTGTTTGACGTTTGATGTGAGGGTGTCGTAGAAAGTCGAGTAGTGAAGAGATGAGTAAGGGTTAACGTTGTGAGTCGAAAAGTGACACAGATGTtggaggatggagaagaaagagaaaagagaagtCGTCCCAAGGGAAGAAACCAGGAAAAGGAAATCGATTGGGATAAAACTGCCTTGCGCTGGTTGCTTGTTTTTGTTCGAGGCAATGCAAGGCAAGGTCAGGTATGGTAAGGTAGAGCCTGGTTTCTTTTTGACGGGGGGAGGACCGAGATTTGAGAGGTGACGAAAGGGAAAGGGTGGGCAGCCCACTTGGAGTGGCAGCCCAGATTTTTAGCAGGATTCTAGGCCAACGCCAGGCGGATCGAGTGGGGATGGGGGGCGTTCCCAGCGGGAAACCTTGGAAGACACAGGGGTTTGTAGTCAATTCAGTGAGGAAATTGGCGGGAGTCGAGGAGCTGTGGTCTGGGGAGTGAGGTCACTGAGTGAACAAGAGAGGTCAATCTCGGAGACTATTGCCCTGAATGTACTGTATGCATGATTACAGCTGAAGCAGAGTATTTGTAAGACGCTGGCGAGTGAAGGTGAATGACGATGGCTGTCAAAGCTAAATAGACAACGAGGTAAATacagtccagtccagtccagtccagtccagtccagtcaGTCAGTAGTGGTGATAGCGGGGTATCCAATGAAGAGACTCGCTGTGACGTTGACAAGTTCAGCTCGTAAACAGAAATCTCGAGACgagggaaagaaaagaaaataaacAGTCAAGATGTTGAGTTAAGGATAGAGCCTCATATTGACATAAAACGTGCCGACTAGACTCTATTCGAAGTCGTGGGCGTGTATTGTAGATGATAGACACACGATGAAGTCACCCAAAGCGTCAATCAGTACCAAAGTCCCCGCGATATCGTCACAGCCGCCGGAGTACTGATGCATCCCGTCCGTCACTGACATACAAAGATACAAAGCTGCCTGTGTCTCCCCCTAACGGAATGACACAAATCACCGCAGGCAGAGAGCAGAAGTGAGAGAAGGGGTCCAGGTGCACACCCAcgcagcgatgatgatgatgatgatggcatcACCTCTCTCACCCATGCTCCGCGCTAGGgtgccatgccatgccatgcatGTGCTTCGTCGCTTGTTAGTGGCATCATCGGTTTACCTTATCATTTACGCATATCTCGAGGCTAATACCTCATACCTACATCCGTCGTTTCTTTTTTGGAAAAAAATCCATCATGACTACAGCAACGATTCGATAGACAATCCATGCATTGGAGATAATTATTGCTTGTACGTAAATGGTGCTCCTGGCGAGATCTCCGCCCTATGACGCTGGTGACGACATCACGCTCTCTGAGAGTGGATATCTGAAGATGCCAGCGCCCAATTAGAGGATCTAGAGCCCTGCgatgtcttggcttggtggCGGCTGTTCCAGTGGGTTGGCTACTGAGAATGAAATCACAGCAAGCTGGAGCTTCACTCACTGCAAGGTTCCCCAGGCCGGAATCATCCATCAACGGATGGAGTTTAATCTCGTACAAGAGATGAGTTTCTCGTGATGGTCTGACTGAATTCGAAACCGTCTATTTATTGAGTTTGATTGATAACGCGAGCCTCCACCTCCAGAGTCACTCACTCCACAAACTGATGTTCGTGTCCATCGTACTGTAACACTATTTCACATCATTactttttccttttcataTCCGTCGTATCACCTCAGGGCAGATCTGTTCCTCAACGAGTCAGAGAAAGCCACCTGTATCGCAATACTTATTCTCCCTCAGCTGGATTGCTTCACTTTTGACAAGAATGGAAAATGTTGACCGAGATGCTGATCATGACGATACTGCACCTGATACTGTACAACCACTCAATTTCATCCACCGTCTATTATTATCTCTTGTCTTCCATCTAGACAAATGCAGCCTGTCTCAAAACAGGCTTTTAAATTCGACCTGGACTGGGCTGGCTGCTGACAGTACAACACCACTCGGACGTTACTTGGCTTTATGCTATGTTTGTTACCTGCTGGCCCGGTCTGGATCTCTATTTCAGACCCTGGCTGCATATTACCAACATGCCAAGGCTGCTCATATTCCCTCTTGATTGGATTTCCTCGGAACCTAACGTCTTCCCAGGGCTTATAGCTCACCTGGTAATGGGAACATATGCTCCGTATTGAAAAGCAAAAAAACTCATCGCAAAATTCGATGAAACAGCATGGACAATGCTGGTTATCCCTCATCCGCCCTTGGTTTGTACAGTATGGGCTTAGCTTATCCGGGCTGTAAGAAGCTCTGTGCGAGGGTCTAGACCACGATAGCCAGGGATTCATGGTGTTGTCAGTAGGCACACCGATGGGACGCCCGAAACGACTCTGGGCCATGTGCTCTAGCCTTTCTCATAAGCGCCGTGACGCGGCAGTGAGTTCTGATAATTATTTCCGCTGCCTAATTGAAGCTCGTGAGGTCATTACGCGGCTAGCAGCATTACTGATATCATCCAGCTTAAACTCTCATAATGGTGGTGTCTCAGCTATACTGACCAGGGGTTTCGAGACTGCTACAGAAACCCTGATTTGATGCTTGTTGGTTGGATGCCGTTCCTGGAACTTTGTCTCCATCAGGATCTCGGCACTTGGAGACAAGCGATTTTGACTTCAGACCCTAGGGGAGGTAAGAAAACTCGGGACCTTGACCCTGAGTGACAgaaagacttaggtaagcTGTCATAATTTTAGGAGGGCTTTTGCAAAGTTTATTTTGTCATTTGGAATGAAagtcctaagttttcttggTCCAAGGAGAGACCCTGTCTCTTGGTACCGATGAACAAATTACTGGTTCTTgaatcttctttcttcagcaGATTGACTCATTGAGATATGATTCAGCTGGGTAGCATTGGAGTTCATCGTGCGAGAACCACTCATTATTCCCTGGTGTAAGAACCGAAACATCGTCATCACGCAATATGAACAGACTCGACCTTTGAATTCATTGAATAATTCATAACATAACATATCATGAAGAACATGTCTTCCTACAACTTATAGCATCGATAAGGCACTGCGCGACTTTCGGCATATTCTCTCAACTGCCGATTCTTCCAGCCATAGAACATCCTCAGACCCAGGGCCACAACTGACACAAACAGCAACAGAGCCGCATTGACCCAGTGCCCTGTCGTGAATCCTCCTTCTCGCTGTGAGGTCTGGTAGATCCAAACACCAGGGATCTGTCCAATTCCCCCGCCGAGACTAACGTTGAGGGCAATGGCAAGACCGGTAGAGGCCGTCGTAAACACATTGGAGCTGAGCCATCCCAGCATGGGTGGCATGCATGCAAAGGAGCCGGCCGTTGCCATTATTAAACCTCCGTAGCGGGCTGCATAGGCGTCGGCCGGGAGCGCAGCCGATATAATGAAGCCAATAGCGCCCACGGCTGCAGCCATGGCCGTGTGAACGCCTCGGGCGTTGAAATGGTCCGCCGACCAAGCCACCAAAACCTGGCAGACTGTTGTGCACGGTCAGTTTTGCTAACTTCTTAAAGCCAAGAAAGCAGGCTCAACTTACCATAAGCAATGGCCCACGGAGGCACCGTCATCAACTGTGCTTTCAAGTCGAAATATCCCAAACCAACGGTGATTGAGGGCGCaaacaaactcaaactcGCGAATGCCGGCCCAGACGCAAAGTAAATTGCATAATGCGCATACAATCGCCAGTCCATCAGGGTTTCCTTGGCTTCTGCCCAGTTCATCGTCGGATGCGATTCCTTAGAACCCTCATAGTACAATCGATGAATAGCCATATCCTTCTCTGCTTCAGATAACCATTTTGCCCGCTCCGGATAATCGGGTAGGAAGAAGAGAACCAGGAAGGCGGCTAGGCAAGACGGGATGCCctcaatgatgaagagccagCGCCAGCCAGAGAGACCAGCTGTGCCGTTCATGTGGCCGATGCCATAGGCAATTGCGCCGCCAAATGCGCCGGCGAGAGTGGCAGATGCGAGGATGAATGCGACGCTGAAGGTTCGAAGTTAGCATCTCGACCGTTGGGCCACGACAGCTGGTAAAGCTTGGACACGGAAAGACTTACCGAACACTGCGCTCATCATGCTTGTACCAAAATGTCAAGTAGTATACCAACCCAGGAAACAACCCAGCTTCGAAAACACCCAGTAGGAATCGCACAGCTGTAACACTGCCGAAGTTGTTGGTGGCAGCCGTCAATATCGTCATTGCACCCCAGCAAAACATGAGAAAAGCGAGCCAACGGCTGGGTCGCAATTTCTTGAGTAGCATGTTACTTGGAACTTCGAACACCGCATAGGATACGAGGAAGACCATGAGGGAGATAACGAATTGGTGGTCGGTCATGTTGGTCTCGCGCTGCATATCGTTGTTGGTCGACGAATTGAGGATCATGGCGTTTCCGATATTCGTTCGATCGAGGAAGGATAAGAAATAGATGGCGCCTGATAGTGGGATGATGCGTAGGTCTTGTTTCCAGAGAAGACCCTTCTCGAGGGGGCTTATAGCGTCGCCATAGTGAACGTGGGCGTCCTAGGAGACGTAATGTTAGTATTCGCGACGTTGGTGGCATGCGCACAAGTTGCGCAGAGGGTGAGGAGGGTATGTACAACGTCTTTTCCGAGAGTCGAATCGACATCGTCAACGGCGGCCGGAGGAGGGAACGGCACGGGAATGGGGACCTTTTCCATTTCCACGTCGCTCGACATCCGGCCTGTGGCTACTCAGTGGCCGTGATGCGacgagatggaagaagatggtgttTGTTTTTCGATGTCGTCGATGGAACGGTTCGAGAAGAGTTGAGATCGGCAGGAGGGGGCGAATAGATGATCGGTTCGTTTTCCGTCTTGTGACACCGTCAAGAGCCGAGGGTGGTTTGTTTGTGGTTGTTGCTATTGAGATAAGATATGGACTggacaaaagaaaagaaaagaaaagagatgagagatgagagatAAACGCCAAGAATGATCAAGACCGGGTTACGGACGGATATATATGGATGAATGTATATATCTCAGACCTAGACCCAGACCCTGGACCCCTCagggaagaaggagatgagcTGGATGTAATAAAGGGAACTGAGGCGGAGCGAGGCGCCTTCCCAGTGATTGGAGTCAATCGGATCGGAAGTAATGCAGAAGTGGGTGGGTAAGTTGGTTTAAGGTAGAGGAAGTGCACCAATGGATTGAGTTTAAATTTTCTGGGCGTTTTGCACTCTTGACTCTTTTTGGGTTGGCAATTGTACACGACCTGGA contains these protein-coding regions:
- a CDS encoding CAMK/CAMK1/CAMK1-RCK protein kinase; this translates as MRQLDHPNIIKLVEFSESRQYYYIILELAPGGELFHQIVRLTYFSEELSRHVIVQVAKALEYLHEEKGVVHRDIKPENILFEPIPMVPSKHPKPKQPGDEDKVDEGEFIPGQGAGGIGRIKIADFGLSKIVWDNQTMTPCGTVGYTAPEIVKDERYSKSVDMWALGCVLYTLLCGFPPFYDESIEVLTEKVAKGQYTFLSPWWDEISKSAQDLISHLLTVDPEKRFTITEFLAHPWIAGNGPTPRDEMKKADGMLRAFDATKFEESGKRYDFRSPGAVNLREVFDVGYAVHRQEEEGKRRAQIGPKGTPARFLGGLNEEDEDDDVMQIDGQDNTAAKPNTATQALEQSMRKANIRDQEQQQQSRGRERERAERGYGQHSATVAAAARQQVRERNRQRGAFELNLDNATLLGKRNKKVPVMGV